In the Carassius gibelio isolate Cgi1373 ecotype wild population from Czech Republic chromosome B24, carGib1.2-hapl.c, whole genome shotgun sequence genome, one interval contains:
- the LOC128013192 gene encoding ras-related protein Ral-A — MAAAKTSLALHKVIMVGSGGVGKSALTLQFMYDEFVEDYEPTKADSYRKKVVLDGEEVQIDILDTAGQEDYAAIRDNYFRSGEGFLCVFSITELESFTATADLREQILRVKEDENVPFLLVGNKSDLEDRRQVNADEAKARADQWSVSYVETSAKTRANVDKVFFDLMREIRSRKMEDSKEKNGKKKRKCLAKRIRERCCIL; from the exons CATGGTCGGCAGCGGCGGAGTCGGGAAGTCTGCGCTCACTCTGCAGTTCATGTACGATGAG TTTGTGGAGGACTACGAGCCCACGAAGGCTGACAGCTACAGGAAGAAGGTGGTTCTGGACGGCGAGGAGGTGCAGATAGATATTCTGGACACCGCCGGTCAGGAGGACTACGCAGCGATCAGAGATAACTACTTCCGCAGCGGCGAGGGCTTCCTCTGCGTCTTCTCCATCACCGAACTCGAGTCTTTTACAGCCACGGCTGACCTCAG AGAGCAGATTCTGCGGGTGAAGGAGGACGAGAACGTCCCCTTCCTGTTGGTGGGAAATAAGTCAGATCTGGAGGACAGGAGACAGGTGAACGCTGACGAGGCCAAAGCCCGAGCGGATCAGTGGAGCGTGAGCTACGTGGAGACGTCTGCCAAAACCAGAGCCAACGTGGACAAG GTTTTCTTCGACCTCATGAGGGAAATCCGCTCTAGGAAGATGGAGGACAGCAAGGAAAAGAACGGAAAGAAGAAGAGGAAATGTCTGGCCAAACGAATCCGTGAAAGATGTTGTATTTTATAG